Proteins from one Prinia subflava isolate CZ2003 ecotype Zambia chromosome 4, Cam_Psub_1.2, whole genome shotgun sequence genomic window:
- the LOC134550197 gene encoding collagen alpha-2(I) chain-like yields the protein MPAPDASRPGPGAALCAFVNKEERGGSPGSSGDPGRRSRRRNLQLSGKLPLPPPPPPPRSRVPPPPTSGARRPRRPAGRARRHLRSAGGSGAASGAGARATRGLLGAAGGAGAEPARGAAPAGGGAGTTGRAAGNDSRPWFTVRNKRE from the exons ATGCCGGCTCCAGACGcgtcccggcccggccccggcgcggcccttTGTGCGTTTGTCAATAAGGAGGAGCGCGGGGGGTCTCCGGGCTCTAGCGGGGACCCGGGGaggaggagccgccgccgcAACCTCCAGCTGTCGGGGAAActcccgctgccgccgccgccgccgcctccccgctCACGTGTCCCCCCGCCGCCAACCAGCGGCGCCCGCAGGCCGCGGCGCCCGGCGGGCCGCGCACGGCGGCACCTTCGCTCCGCCGGCGGCTCGGGCGCTGCGAGCGGCGCCGGGGCCCGGGCAACgcgggggctgctgggggcggcgggcggagcgggggcGGAaccggcgcggggggcggccccggcgggagGCGGTGCTGGCACGACGGGCAGAGCGGCAGG AAATGACTCCAGGCCGTGGTTTACAGTGAGAAACAAACGAGAATAA